The Pseudomonadota bacterium nucleotide sequence AGTCAAAAACCAGAAGATCGAAATTATAGCGTCCCGAAGTAACCGGCAGATCCGCCCCCCAATAATCCTTGACCCTTTCATAGGTGACCGACTTGCCGGGAACAAAGTCTTTCAGACGATAAGGACCGCTGCCGAGCGGCACCGTCAGATCGGCCACGTCAAATTCCTTGTCCCGCCAGAAATGTCGGGGCAGAATCTCTAGCTGGCCGACGATCAGGGGCAATTCTGAGTTTTTGCCATCCTTGAAAGTGAATTTGACCCGGTGTTGGTCCAGGGCTGCGACGCCGGTTACGTCGGCGTAATAGCGCTTGTACATGGGTTGACCTTTTTGCAGCAGCAATTCAAAGGTAAAAACCACGTCTTCGGCCGTCACCGGTGAACCGTCATGAAAGCGGGCTTGCGGACGCAGGTCAAAAATCACGAAACTGCGGTCCGCAGCCAGCTCAACCTTTTCCGCCAGCAGACCGTACTGACTGAAAGGTTCATCCTCGGCCGCGGCCATCAGGGTATCGTAAATCATACCGATACCGGCCGCCGCCACCCCTTTCAGAATATGGTCATTGAAGCTGTCAAAGGTGCCGATCACCGCCTGGCACAGCCGGCCGCCTTTAGGCGCCTTCGGGTTGACGTAGGTAAAATGGGTGAATTCAGGGCCATATTTGAGTTCGCCATGCAGAGCCAGACCATGACTGGTACTGGTGGCCGCGGCCGCGCTCAGACGCGGCCCGGACGGAAAAAGCCAGGACAACAGCCCGATAAAAAAACCTCCCCAAACCAACACTTTTCGCTTGACCGGCACCGGCAACTCCATTCCAAATAAAACAAAAAGATAAGCCGTCAAAAAACTACCTCGGAAATAGCCCTAGCACAGTCGGCAGGGACTGTCCAGCGGGCTTTAAAACAATTCTTGACTTTAAAACATATTTTTGCAACTATTCAGCGCAGTTGCTATCAGCCTGTTTAAAGACTTGAAAACCATGAAAATCGCAGGGAAATCGGGATGGCGAATTTCCCTCTGGTTTTCCGGGTCAACTGGACGGTTACGTATTTTTTTTAAGATAACAAGCTCATTGAAATTGAATTCGGCGTTATACAGAGCACTGAAAAACTAAGCATAACAATTTATAGATAAATCATCAATTATTTTTCAATGAAAAAATGGCGGGTCTACATGCTGCGTTGCAGCGACGGTTCCCTTTATACCGGCATCACTAATGATCTGGTTTCACGCTTGCGGGCGCATCACGAAAAAAAGGGGGCCCGCTATACGCGTTCGCGCCTGCCGGCGGAGCTGGTCTATTGGGAGGAAGCCGGAGACCGCAGTTTTGCCAGCCGCCGGGAAGTTGCGCTCAAGAAGTTGTCTCGTAAAAGAAAACTTGAACTTATCGCCGCGCGTCAGTTTCCACCCAAGCAGTCGGGCTGAGGTCCAGCGAAAACACCGTTCGAACTCTTTGGTCTGGTGCGAGAGACACTCCATGAAAACCTCAAAACCTAGGCTCTTATGCCGTTTTCTCCTGATTTATTCCAT carries:
- a CDS encoding GIY-YIG nuclease family protein, encoding MKKWRVYMLRCSDGSLYTGITNDLVSRLRAHHEKKGARYTRSRLPAELVYWEEAGDRSFASRREVALKKLSRKRKLELIAARQFPPKQSG